A region from the Wansuia hejianensis genome encodes:
- a CDS encoding LL-diaminopimelate aminotransferase, whose product MFKVNENYLKLPGSYLFSNIAKKVAAFTEANPELKDRIIRLGIGDVTQPLAPAIIKALHAAVDEMGQAETFHGYAPDLGYEFLRTVIAKNDYQGRGCDIAADEIFVSDGAKCDCSNIQEIFSEDSKIAVCDPVYPVYVDSNVMAGRAGDWNPQTEMFSNVIYMPCTRENHFSPEFPKETPDLIYLCYPNNPTGATLTKAQLQGWVDYANRVGAVILYDAAYEAYISEEDVPHTIYECDGARTCAIEFRSFSKNAGFTGVRLGFTVIPKELKSGDVSLHSLWARRHGTKYNGAPYIIQKAGEAVYSPEGKAQLREQVAYYMKNARVIYEGLKSAGYTVSGGVNAPYIWLKTPEGMNSWEFFDHLLETANVVGTPGSGFGPSGEGYFRLTAFGTYEKTVEAIERIKRM is encoded by the coding sequence ATGTTTAAAGTGAATGAAAATTATCTGAAATTGCCGGGGAGCTATCTGTTTTCCAATATCGCAAAAAAGGTGGCGGCTTTTACCGAAGCAAATCCGGAACTGAAGGACCGGATCATCCGCCTGGGAATCGGCGATGTGACACAGCCGCTGGCTCCTGCTATCATTAAGGCGCTGCATGCAGCAGTTGATGAGATGGGCCAGGCAGAAACCTTCCACGGCTATGCGCCCGACCTGGGATATGAGTTCCTGAGAACGGTTATTGCAAAAAATGATTACCAGGGCAGGGGCTGTGACATTGCGGCGGACGAGATTTTTGTTTCTGACGGAGCAAAATGCGACTGCAGCAATATTCAGGAGATCTTCAGCGAGGACAGTAAAATAGCCGTCTGCGATCCCGTGTATCCCGTATATGTGGATTCTAACGTGATGGCAGGAAGAGCGGGAGACTGGAATCCCCAGACAGAGATGTTTTCCAATGTCATTTACATGCCCTGCACCAGAGAGAATCATTTTTCACCGGAGTTCCCCAAAGAGACTCCGGATCTGATCTATCTCTGCTATCCCAATAACCCCACTGGCGCCACGCTCACGAAGGCACAGCTCCAGGGATGGGTGGATTACGCCAACCGTGTGGGCGCCGTGATCCTCTATGACGCCGCCTATGAAGCGTACATTTCCGAAGAGGATGTACCCCATACAATTTATGAATGTGACGGGGCCAGAACCTGTGCCATCGAATTCCGCAGCTTTTCCAAGAACGCAGGCTTTACCGGCGTGCGCCTGGGCTTCACAGTCATTCCGAAGGAGCTTAAGAGCGGGGACGTATCCCTCCACAGCCTCTGGGCGAGACGCCACGGCACCAAATATAACGGAGCACCCTATATCATCCAGAAAGCCGGAGAGGCTGTCTATTCACCGGAGGGCAAGGCCCAGCTCAGAGAGCAGGTGGCTTATTATATGAAAAACGCCAGAGTCATCTACGAGGGCCTGAAATCTGCCGGCTATACGGTATCCGGTGGCGTAAATGCTCCCTATATCTGGCTGAAAACCCCTGAAGGCATGAACTCCTGGGAATTCTTCGATCACCTGCTGGAAACTGCAAACGTGGTAGGAACCCCAGGCTCCGGCTTCGGTCCCAGCGGAGAAGGATACTTCCGGCTGACAGCCTTTGGAACGTATGAAAAGACTGTGGAAGCAATCGAGCGAATCAAAAGAATGTAA
- the gatC gene encoding Asp-tRNA(Asn)/Glu-tRNA(Gln) amidotransferase subunit GatC, whose amino-acid sequence MASKITDETIEYVGILAKLKLSGEEKEQAREDMQKMLDYIDKLDELDTTGVEPMSHIFPVHNVFREDVVTNEDDRVHMLANAPEQKDGQYQVPKTVE is encoded by the coding sequence ATGGCAAGTAAAATTACGGATGAAACCATCGAGTATGTCGGCATTCTTGCGAAGCTGAAGCTTTCCGGCGAAGAAAAGGAACAGGCCAGGGAGGATATGCAGAAAATGCTGGATTATATTGATAAACTGGACGAGCTGGATACCACCGGGGTTGAGCCTATGTCTCATATATTTCCGGTTCATAATGTGTTCCGGGAGGATGTGGTGACGAATGAAGACGACAGGGTTCATATGCTGGCCAATGCTCCGGAGCAGAAGGACGGGCAGTATCAGGTACCAAAGACGGTGGAATAG
- the gatA gene encoding Asp-tRNA(Asn)/Glu-tRNA(Gln) amidotransferase subunit GatA — MDLMKLTAVQLSAKMKAGEIRVTDAVSAALAAIKERDKEVNAFITVDEEGAMKRAGEVQRLIDAGELSGPLAGVPIAVKDNICTKGLKTTCASKILYNFVPTYDAEAAANLEKAGLVIIGKTNMDEFAMGSTTETSYFGVTRNPWNADHVPGGSSGGSCAAVAAGEVPCALGSDTGGSIRQPSSFCGVTGMKPTYGTVSRYGLIAYGSSLDQIGPVGRDVTDCAALLQVIASYDSKDSTSVRLEDYDFMNALKNDCGGMRIGIPREYFGEGLNPEVKEKILSAAELLRANGAQVEEFDLGMLEYAIPAYYVIASAEASSNLERFDGVKYGYRAEDYEGLHDMYKCSRSEGFGPEVKRRIMLGSFVLSSGYYDAYYLKALRTKALIKKAFDSAFARYDLILAPAAPTTAPKLGESLSDPIQMYLGDIYTVSVNLAGLPGITVPCGADSTGLPVGMQMIGDCFSEKTLLQAAYTYECLRNSEGKGEA; from the coding sequence GTGGATCTGATGAAATTAACTGCGGTACAGCTTTCAGCCAAAATGAAGGCCGGAGAGATCCGGGTGACGGATGCTGTAAGTGCTGCTCTCGCCGCGATAAAAGAGAGAGATAAAGAGGTGAACGCCTTTATCACCGTTGACGAAGAAGGTGCAATGAAGCGGGCCGGAGAAGTCCAGAGGCTGATAGATGCAGGAGAGCTTTCGGGGCCGTTAGCCGGTGTGCCCATTGCCGTAAAAGATAACATCTGTACAAAGGGACTGAAAACAACCTGTGCTTCAAAAATATTATACAATTTCGTTCCTACCTATGACGCGGAGGCGGCTGCCAATCTCGAGAAAGCTGGCTTGGTTATCATCGGCAAGACGAATATGGATGAGTTTGCGATGGGAAGCACCACGGAAACCTCTTATTTCGGCGTCACACGGAATCCCTGGAATGCAGATCACGTGCCGGGCGGCTCCTCGGGCGGCTCATGTGCGGCTGTTGCGGCCGGCGAGGTGCCCTGTGCCCTGGGAAGCGACACGGGTGGCTCTATCCGTCAGCCCAGTTCCTTCTGCGGCGTTACGGGAATGAAACCGACTTACGGGACCGTATCCCGATACGGGCTGATCGCCTATGGTTCTTCCCTGGATCAGATCGGCCCTGTGGGAAGAGACGTGACAGACTGTGCGGCGCTTCTGCAGGTGATCGCGTCCTATGACAGCAAGGATTCTACTTCCGTGAGGCTGGAGGACTATGATTTTATGAACGCTCTGAAGAATGACTGCGGCGGGATGAGAATCGGCATTCCCCGTGAATATTTTGGAGAAGGGCTGAATCCGGAAGTAAAGGAAAAGATTCTGTCCGCAGCCGAACTGTTGAGGGCGAATGGCGCTCAGGTGGAAGAGTTTGACCTGGGAATGCTGGAATATGCCATACCGGCCTATTATGTGATCGCATCCGCGGAAGCCAGCTCCAATCTGGAACGGTTTGACGGCGTGAAATACGGCTACCGCGCGGAGGATTACGAGGGGCTTCACGACATGTATAAGTGCAGCCGTTCCGAAGGCTTCGGGCCGGAGGTGAAGCGGAGGATTATGCTTGGTTCTTTTGTGCTGAGCTCCGGCTATTATGATGCCTATTATCTGAAGGCGCTGCGTACGAAAGCGCTGATCAAAAAGGCCTTTGACAGCGCTTTCGCCAGATATGACCTGATCCTGGCCCCGGCTGCCCCCACCACGGCGCCGAAGCTGGGTGAATCCCTCAGTGATCCGATCCAGATGTATCTGGGAGATATCTATACCGTTTCTGTGAACCTGGCCGGACTTCCGGGCATCACTGTTCCCTGTGGGGCCGACAGCACAGGTTTGCCTGTGGGGATGCAGATGATCGGCGACTGCTTCAGTGAAAAGACGCTGCTTCAGGCCGCCTATACCTATGAATGTCTCCGGAATTCGGAAGGAAAGGGGGAAGCATAA